Proteins co-encoded in one Hymenobacter swuensis DY53 genomic window:
- a CDS encoding T9SS type A sorting domain-containing protein, with amino-acid sequence MKATWLPALALGFLLALTTPASYAQPSGQPGPDQPARREIRAYVQQNVLPTVRQQRQKLEPRLSTSDKAQLAVYRAQLHDLRQRGKDLRQAARSTTTATARPAFTEAQQQQLRELHTETRSLLLSVSQLAQKYDTEIARLAQELKPQKEQWAADLQAITTRHASPEQAAHRSKHHRRDALSRFFQPAAFLLLDPAAQTPTLPAPTGTRVYPNPTATATQLDYEVQKAGAVTVELLDGRGNTLRTVHSESKQEKGPHSLPVDVADLPVGTYFFKITTRTGAETKRFVKE; translated from the coding sequence ATGAAAGCAACCTGGTTACCCGCCCTCGCCCTGGGCTTCCTACTGGCCCTCACTACGCCAGCCAGCTACGCCCAGCCTTCCGGTCAGCCCGGCCCCGATCAGCCCGCCCGCCGCGAAATCCGGGCGTACGTGCAGCAGAACGTGCTGCCTACTGTGCGGCAGCAGCGTCAGAAGCTGGAGCCCCGGCTCTCCACTTCCGATAAAGCCCAGCTGGCTGTGTACCGCGCCCAGCTCCACGACCTGCGCCAGCGCGGAAAAGACTTACGGCAGGCTGCCCGTTCCACCACTACGGCAACCGCTCGGCCTGCCTTTACCGAAGCGCAGCAACAACAGCTTCGGGAGTTGCACACCGAAACCCGCTCCCTGCTGCTCAGTGTGAGTCAGCTGGCCCAGAAGTACGACACTGAAATAGCTCGTCTTGCGCAGGAGCTGAAGCCGCAGAAGGAACAATGGGCCGCCGATTTGCAGGCCATTACTACCCGCCACGCCAGCCCAGAGCAGGCCGCCCACCGAAGCAAGCACCACCGCCGCGACGCCTTATCCCGCTTCTTTCAGCCAGCGGCCTTTCTGCTCCTCGACCCAGCAGCGCAGACACCCACCCTGCCGGCTCCTACGGGTACCCGGGTGTATCCCAACCCTACCGCTACTGCCACGCAGCTCGACTACGAGGTACAGAAAGCCGGCGCGGTGACAGTAGAACTGCTGGACGGCCGGGGCAACACCCTGCGCACCGTGCATTCGGAAAGCAAGCAGGAAAAAGGCCCGCACAGCTTGCCCGTGGACGTCGCCGACCTGCCCGTGGGCACCTACTTCTTTAAAATAACTACCCGCACCGGGGCCGAAACCAAGCGGTTCGTGAAAGAATAA
- a CDS encoding D-alanyl-D-alanine carboxypeptidase — MPVAFFRVFALLWLLPAAVFAQNNVPAAPRPAAPTLTWLEQLVRESKVLRLHNVGVCLTEVATGQQLFGLNEDRYFTPASTMKLFSLYAGLKLLPDSLPSLHYVLRPDTLLFWGTGDPTLLHGDVPSRRAFTFLQSRPEQLMYAEVPTVAAFGPGWSWDDYNYYFQPERGPFPIYGHTVRFYAKAGQLMPRVLPRFFRPLTELAPAGTPNPAEDHVHRPVLENRFTVLPSTGSWVDETPFRTSPALLLQLLQDTLRRPVLLAPLRLRPQDSVRTLRGLPVDSLYRRMIRVSDNFLAEQLLLLCASSLSADSLSTARAIRAVQRNYLRTLPDAPVWVDGSGLSRLNLVTPRTLVALLLKLHQEVPEPRLLGLLAAGGGQGTLRRVYRPVAGQPWLWGKTGTLTNNHNLVGYLRTKSGRLLAFSFLNNNHVATTGEVRREMERILTLVRERL; from the coding sequence ATGCCCGTTGCTTTTTTTCGTGTTTTCGCGCTGTTGTGGCTGTTGCCCGCTGCCGTATTTGCCCAGAACAATGTGCCCGCCGCGCCGCGCCCGGCGGCTCCTACTCTAACCTGGCTGGAGCAGCTGGTGCGCGAATCGAAGGTGTTGCGGCTGCATAACGTGGGTGTGTGCCTGACTGAGGTGGCCACCGGTCAGCAGCTGTTCGGGCTGAACGAAGACCGGTACTTCACGCCTGCCAGCACCATGAAGCTGTTCAGCCTGTACGCCGGCCTCAAGCTGCTGCCTGATTCGCTGCCCAGCCTGCACTACGTACTGCGGCCCGATACGCTCCTGTTCTGGGGCACCGGCGACCCTACGCTGCTCCACGGCGACGTACCTTCGCGGCGAGCTTTCACGTTTCTGCAGAGCCGGCCCGAGCAGTTGATGTACGCCGAGGTGCCCACGGTAGCCGCCTTCGGCCCCGGCTGGAGCTGGGACGACTACAATTACTATTTCCAGCCGGAGCGCGGCCCGTTCCCGATTTACGGCCACACGGTGCGCTTCTACGCCAAAGCTGGCCAACTCATGCCGCGCGTGCTGCCCCGGTTTTTTCGGCCCCTCACCGAACTGGCCCCGGCCGGCACGCCCAACCCGGCCGAGGACCATGTGCACCGGCCAGTGCTGGAAAACAGGTTTACAGTGCTGCCTTCCACCGGCAGCTGGGTTGATGAAACGCCGTTCCGGACCAGCCCGGCCCTGCTGCTCCAGCTGCTGCAGGACACGCTGCGTCGGCCGGTGCTGCTGGCCCCGCTGCGGCTGCGGCCCCAGGACTCGGTGCGCACGTTGCGCGGCCTGCCCGTCGATTCGCTCTACCGCCGTATGATTCGGGTGAGCGATAATTTTCTGGCTGAGCAGCTGCTGCTCCTGTGCGCTTCTTCGCTCAGTGCTGATTCGCTGAGTACGGCGCGGGCCATAAGGGCCGTGCAGCGCAACTATCTGCGCACCCTGCCCGATGCCCCGGTGTGGGTGGATGGCTCCGGCCTTTCGCGCCTGAACCTAGTGACGCCCCGGACCCTGGTGGCCCTGCTGCTGAAGCTGCACCAGGAAGTGCCCGAGCCGCGTCTGCTGGGTCTGCTGGCCGCTGGCGGCGGTCAGGGCACGCTACGCCGCGTGTACCGGCCGGTAGCGGGGCAGCCCTGGCTCTGGGGCAAAACCGGCACCCTCACCAACAACCATAACCTGGTGGGCTACCTGCGTACCAAATCGGGACGCCTGCTGGCATTCAGCTTCCTGAATAACAATCATGTGGCCACTACCGGCGAAGTACGCCGGGAAATGGAACGAATCCTGACGCTGGTGCGGGAAAGACTCTAG
- a CDS encoding T9SS type A sorting domain-containing protein: protein MKPSLYSSLPLALLLGGGLLLPLAARAQAPVVANFTPTSGTSGQTQVPVSAATVVTITGTFLTGVQSVLLNGQQMPIVAGSNSATQVQVTVPRGALSGRLRVTTAAGTTLGLGSLTITRPAGTGNFRLVSSSFNGIDVGTYSTAASTDLDHDGLVDLLVGEATGTISRYEQSALNSTTFTSTGQVRLSDGTIINNNNAGNTRQFAKPVVADLDGDGLLDLLVGAQDGFITRYEQSAVDAGTFVKIGDLPMDASDVVKPSIVDLDNDGLLDLIVGSTDGLLRRYEQTTANGAFGTTATFLTAGGVNIDAGNYSKPVFTDLDGDGLIDMIVGNQDGTLYRAEQTGAGLTTFTALALITDAAGTAVDVGDFSAPSLTDVDGDGYLDLLVGNAAGTVYQLEQIVSVARPLPVTLTAFTGQATAAGNQLRWTTAQEINSARFVIERSADGRTYQSVATVAAAGTSSSAHTYQHMDAASSSLPTAYYRLRAEDQDGTFTYSSVVVIRRAAATAVLTTFPNPFESELLVALPAGSETQPVTVTLSTLAGQQVYRSQQALSSVAQPLPGLPALKTGVYVLRLTTTTGSTAQRVVHR, encoded by the coding sequence ATGAAACCGTCGCTCTACTCTTCGCTGCCGCTTGCTTTATTACTGGGTGGAGGCTTACTGCTGCCCCTGGCTGCCCGGGCCCAGGCACCGGTAGTTGCCAATTTCACGCCCACCAGCGGTACTTCGGGCCAGACGCAAGTGCCGGTCAGTGCCGCCACGGTTGTTACCATCACGGGTACGTTTCTGACGGGGGTGCAGTCGGTACTGCTCAATGGCCAGCAGATGCCCATTGTGGCGGGTTCCAACTCAGCTACGCAGGTGCAGGTAACGGTACCGCGCGGGGCGCTTTCAGGGCGGCTGCGGGTAACCACGGCGGCTGGCACCACACTGGGCCTCGGCTCACTCACCATTACGCGGCCCGCCGGTACCGGTAATTTCCGGCTGGTGAGCAGCTCTTTCAACGGTATTGATGTGGGCACCTACTCTACGGCCGCTTCCACCGACCTCGACCACGACGGCTTGGTGGACCTGCTGGTGGGAGAAGCCACGGGTACTATTTCGCGCTACGAGCAGTCGGCCCTGAACTCCACCACCTTCACCAGTACGGGGCAGGTGCGTCTGTCGGATGGCACCATCATCAACAACAATAACGCCGGCAACACCCGCCAGTTTGCCAAGCCCGTGGTGGCTGATCTGGACGGCGACGGGTTGCTGGATCTGCTGGTGGGGGCTCAGGATGGCTTCATCACCCGCTACGAGCAGTCGGCCGTGGATGCCGGCACGTTCGTGAAAATCGGCGACCTGCCCATGGATGCTTCTGACGTGGTAAAGCCTTCGATTGTGGATCTGGATAACGACGGCCTGCTGGACCTGATTGTAGGATCAACCGACGGCCTGCTGCGCCGCTACGAGCAAACCACGGCCAACGGGGCCTTCGGCACCACGGCTACGTTCCTGACGGCAGGTGGCGTGAACATCGATGCCGGTAACTACTCCAAGCCGGTATTCACCGACCTCGACGGCGACGGCCTCATCGATATGATTGTGGGCAACCAGGACGGTACCCTGTACCGGGCCGAGCAGACCGGCGCGGGCCTGACCACCTTCACGGCCCTGGCCTTGATTACGGATGCGGCCGGCACGGCCGTGGACGTGGGCGACTTCTCAGCTCCTTCGCTGACGGACGTGGACGGCGACGGTTACCTGGACCTACTGGTAGGCAACGCGGCCGGTACAGTGTATCAGCTGGAGCAGATTGTATCAGTGGCCCGGCCGCTGCCTGTGACGCTCACGGCCTTCACTGGCCAGGCCACGGCCGCCGGCAACCAGCTGCGCTGGACTACCGCTCAGGAAATCAACAGCGCCCGGTTTGTAATCGAGCGTTCCGCTGATGGCCGCACCTACCAATCTGTGGCCACGGTGGCTGCCGCCGGTACCAGCAGCAGTGCCCACACTTACCAGCACATGGATGCGGCCAGCAGCAGCCTGCCAACGGCCTACTACCGCCTGCGGGCCGAAGACCAGGACGGTACGTTTACCTACTCCTCGGTAGTGGTAATCCGCCGCGCCGCCGCTACCGCCGTGCTGACCACCTTCCCGAACCCCTTTGAAAGCGAGTTGCTGGTAGCTTTGCCTGCCGGCTCCGAAACCCAGCCCGTCACGGTTACCCTCAGCACCCTGGCCGGCCAGCAGGTGTACCGCAGCCAGCAGGCCTTGTCATCGGTGGCCCAGCCGCTGCCCGGCCTGCCCGCCCTGAAAACCGGGGTGTACGTGCTGCGCCTCACCACCACCACCGGCAGCACCGCCCAGCGCGTAGTGCACCGCTAG